The Alosa alosa isolate M-15738 ecotype Scorff River chromosome 11, AALO_Geno_1.1, whole genome shotgun sequence sequence tgctagcAGAACTAGAAAATAAAGAGAAAGGGCGCACAACACTTAAAGTTTCTGCGCTCAGCCCTCCCTGCCTATCCAAACGGTgtggatccacacacacacacacacacacacacacacacacacacacacacacacactgaagtctTAATTACTGAAGGAGGCAAGTGCTCGTGACACCCACTACAGTTTCCTCTACCCCGTCCTCAGCTGGAGGGAAGCAGAGACTCTCAGCCCCAGTGATTCCTTCTGTTCTcattaagagagagagcgagggagagagagagggagagagcgagggagagagagagggagagagaggactgtGATGTATCTGTGCTAATGAAGTGTGCAGAGCAGCAAACTCACTTTTCTTCCCTCTGcggcgagcacacacacacacctactgggTGCAGAAAGCAACAGCATATTGTTGTCTCGATTGGAAAAAAAGACCCTTGCTGCTAGCTCAGTTCCCACTGTCAAAAGAAAGAGGCTGGGATCCTCACAGGTGcataccatcatcatcatcatcatcatcatcataagcATGACAATTAACTACATAACATTTGAAGGGCAATGGTATCTCTCaaaattgttttgagttttaacAGTTGCACTAGTATTGAGATGTCAAGATTTCAAATGCACTTGATCGTCTGTCTTAGCTCTTCattgttctctctcccttcctccctctctctctcccttctctctctctccctctctttctccccttcaCTGCCCCATGTACCcccgctctctcctcctcagagGAGCAGTGACGCCTGCTCCAAAGCGTCCGTGCGCGGGGACAGCGTACTGGAGCTGCCTCCCTGTGTGGTAgtgcgaggaggaggaggaggaggaggaggaggtgaggaggggtCCGTTGCCCCAGTGCAGAGTCAGCAGAGCACCGCCATGGCCTCCCCATGCTCTGGCTACAAAGGTCAGCACTGCCACCACACACTGCTCTGCgtaacacactgcactgcacacataTATACCCAAACACCACTGGTCAgcacagagaagaaaaaaaacattatcacAGAATCACAGAAGTGGGGTTACACTTGGATAGTCTGCCAATATAGACTTTACAGATGGTTTTTTGAAATTCAAGTTCTGTCTTTAAATGTGTTGTTGAAAAATGACTGAACGTGACTTTAACCAAACCCAACCCCTAGACCAAGCTGTACCCATAGATTGTTGTTAACAGTGTATCAACAGAGACCTTGTTTTCAGTCTGAGCATCTGTAGATGATCTGTATAGAAAATAAGGTAAAGGTAAAGGTAAAGTCTGACCATTTCCATGCTCTGTTGCATTCGTACTTCAAGGCCATTGGAGAGttagagggggggaggggggcagtacAGCAGTACACAGCTTTGTGTGTCCCAACGCATGGCATCGTAACACATCACTAGGCAACAGCAAACAGCAGCAATACTGCCGCAGCAAgacagaggggtgcaccacaccATTTAACAACCGGCAGCAaagcgcaacacacacactttatttcaCAGTGCACTACAAGCCATGAAACATAAATCACATGACAGCATGTTGAATACGAAAGTGAGAGatatagcgagagagagagagagatagagagagagagatagagcgagagagagataaagaaagagagagtagcaGTCTGACAGTAAAAATGGGTAGACACAGGCAGACCTTCAGAATCAGGGGTACCATACACTTCATGACCAGCTGTCCAATTTTATGATCCAACTCTTCTATCCAACTCTTCTCTAAAATTTGAAGCCATACATCCAAAATTCAAGGAAATTGAAGACCACAAGCCCTTTGGATATTTTGGATAGATGGGGACTATTAATCTCACATGCATCCTTGTGTGCATTTATGGAATAACAATACATGTTGATAAATACTGGCAATACCATGCATGATTTGTCATGCTCATATAGTACATTTGATTGAGATTAACTgaattgagagacagagagaacagggagacagagagagaaagagagacacacacacaaatacactatcATATACTGCATTTTATTtgactttatttattttattttattttcttatggAAATCTATtgacatgtgtgtatgtccagaTTTATTGTATAATAACTGCTGGCAATATGAGTGACCTTGTCATGTCCAtaaagaattgaattgaattgagagagagagagagagatggagagctgaagagagagagagagagagagagagaatcagggtTCGTACTCTTAACACCCGTCTGTCTGTCCCCATGTCCAGGTTTGCTCCCCACCCTCCCCAACGCTCCTCTGACCTCCCTCACCCCTCCGGCGCACAACACCCCCCGCTCCGCCACGCCCTCCACCTCCCACAGGAGCAGTGCGTTCCCCAGCAGCCTGATGATGGGCGCCGGGGGCACGGAGATGGGCATGCCCGGACCCCTGCTGCCCACGCCCAGCCTGCTGGCCTTGCTGCCCCCACACCTGTCCCCGGAGCTCCACGGGCTGCAGGAGGCCGTGCTGGGCTTCCCCCTGCTGCAGAAGCGTGTCCGCGAGCTCATAGCCCACGCCAGGCAGGTGGAgcaggagaggcaggagaggcGCAGT is a genomic window containing:
- the LOC125303680 gene encoding uncharacterized protein LOC125303680, whose translation is MPRPVIESNSAHLYPRERAPPVSLDWIDGKNVRLLRVANHREAFRFKKLSQALSTIENLHKACWLREEKRVRQSLRRLVSVSPPCSSQTLFKRSSDACSKASVRGDSVLELPPCVVVRGGGGGGGGGEEGSVAPVQSQQSTAMASPCSGYKGLLPTLPNAPLTSLTPPAHNTPRSATPSTSHRSSAFPSSLMMGAGGTEMGMPGPLLPTPSLLALLPPHLSPELHGLQEAVLGFPLLQKRVRELIAHARQVEQERQERRSVTLKPLEALRCRYLRLSESNISTLLELCKESGVDVDIHPHMKDSDIDISNLFKSLSSPSSSTELM